In Maridesulfovibrio sp., a single genomic region encodes these proteins:
- a CDS encoding ABC transporter ATP-binding protein, with the protein MSMLRFEDVTMQFGGLTAVNQLDLEIGKGQILGLIGPNGAGKSTVFNCAAGVYKPTMGKIYFDGEDITGARPWDLCRKGLARTFQIVKPFASKSVLYNTTVAAFATTSSHAEAESIALDVLKDMHLDHRKDDLPGSLTIADRKRLEIAKAMATKPKLLLLDEVMAGLRPTEVDEIIDVFKGIRESGVTIFVIEHIMRAIMALSDELAVIHFGTKISEGKPEEVAQDENVIKAYLGGDYVAS; encoded by the coding sequence ATGAGTATGCTTAGATTCGAAGACGTTACCATGCAGTTCGGCGGGCTGACCGCGGTCAACCAGCTTGATCTTGAAATAGGCAAAGGGCAGATACTGGGACTGATCGGTCCGAACGGAGCAGGCAAGTCCACTGTGTTCAACTGTGCGGCAGGTGTTTACAAGCCCACCATGGGCAAAATCTACTTTGACGGCGAGGATATAACCGGGGCCAGACCATGGGATCTCTGCCGCAAGGGGCTGGCCCGCACGTTCCAGATAGTGAAACCGTTCGCCTCAAAGAGCGTTTTATACAACACCACAGTGGCCGCATTCGCCACAACTTCCAGTCATGCAGAAGCCGAATCCATCGCCCTTGATGTACTCAAGGATATGCATCTCGACCACCGCAAGGACGACCTGCCCGGCTCATTGACCATTGCCGACCGCAAGCGTCTTGAAATTGCCAAGGCCATGGCCACAAAACCCAAGCTCCTGCTTCTGGATGAGGTTATGGCCGGTCTGCGTCCTACCGAGGTGGATGAAATTATTGATGTGTTCAAAGGCATACGCGAGAGCGGGGTGACCATTTTCGTCATCGAGCACATCATGCGCGCCATCATGGCTCTTTCTGATGAACTGGCAGTCATCCATTTCGGAACCAAGATTTCGGAAGGAAAACCCGAAGAAGTAGCTCAGGATGAAAATGTGATCAAAGCGTATCTCGGAGGTGACTATGTCGCTTCTTAA
- a CDS encoding HAMP domain-containing sensor histidine kinase, with product MRLRLFWKILFSFWLTFICIVEGVWIIFSLNDFHHPQPWEMEIERSVAETVLSSAATVLQDKGEAGLAEMLRDHPGKDRFRLSYELIPADVPVPPPPMEKTPRMHAEEPFQQGPVYSRMETLPDGSHIRLNFNSAALMPRPNPGPLSFPLELPILGLLGGLLFSSLLAWYLTAPVWRLKMGFEKLASGILDIRLKEMMGKRRDEIADLARDFDQMAERMQILVESREQLLHDVSHELRSPLARLHMAVGLARQIPERTPALLDRIEQESARMDDLVGELLTLSRVESGGTMEDYFDLQELTRVVVNNSGFEAEQAGISLTMNLTDEDESGEGTTIKGDAELVRRAIENVLRNAIRHSPEGSSVNASVVIDQNKTSCSIEISDNGPGVPEGKLAHIFEPFIRLNSKGRGSGLGLAIAKRAIAAHGGTIRARNNMPSGLTITISLPLEPPEK from the coding sequence ATGCGCTTAAGATTATTCTGGAAAATATTGTTCAGCTTCTGGCTGACATTTATATGCATAGTGGAAGGAGTCTGGATAATCTTTTCCCTGAACGACTTTCACCATCCGCAGCCGTGGGAAATGGAAATAGAACGATCCGTTGCCGAAACAGTCCTAAGCTCCGCAGCAACGGTCCTGCAAGATAAGGGAGAGGCCGGTCTTGCGGAAATGCTCAGAGATCATCCGGGAAAAGACCGTTTCCGGCTGTCCTACGAGCTGATTCCAGCTGATGTGCCCGTTCCGCCGCCCCCTATGGAAAAGACCCCCCGGATGCATGCGGAAGAGCCGTTTCAACAGGGTCCGGTCTATTCACGCATGGAAACCCTGCCGGACGGTTCGCACATCCGGCTGAATTTCAACTCCGCAGCCCTGATGCCCCGCCCCAATCCGGGCCCGCTGAGTTTTCCTCTTGAACTCCCGATTCTGGGACTTCTGGGCGGACTCCTGTTCAGTTCCCTGCTGGCCTGGTATCTTACCGCCCCGGTCTGGCGTCTGAAAATGGGATTCGAAAAGCTGGCATCCGGAATACTTGATATCAGGCTGAAAGAAATGATGGGTAAACGCCGCGATGAAATAGCCGATCTGGCCCGTGACTTCGACCAGATGGCGGAACGCATGCAAATCCTGGTAGAATCCCGCGAACAACTGCTGCACGACGTCTCTCACGAACTTAGATCACCACTGGCCAGACTCCACATGGCCGTAGGTCTGGCCCGGCAGATACCGGAACGCACCCCGGCCCTGCTGGATCGCATAGAACAGGAATCCGCAAGGATGGATGATCTTGTCGGGGAACTGCTGACCCTTTCCAGAGTGGAAAGCGGCGGAACCATGGAAGATTACTTCGATCTACAGGAACTTACCCGCGTAGTGGTGAATAATTCCGGATTTGAGGCCGAACAGGCCGGAATAAGTCTAACCATGAACCTGACGGACGAAGATGAATCAGGAGAAGGAACAACCATAAAAGGTGATGCGGAACTGGTGCGCAGGGCCATTGAAAACGTGCTGCGCAATGCAATACGCCACAGCCCGGAAGGTTCTTCAGTCAATGCCTCGGTGGTTATCGACCAAAACAAAACTTCCTGTTCCATAGAGATTTCGGATAATGGACCGGGAGTCCCGGAAGGAAAACTTGCCCACATTTTCGAGCCGTTCATAAGACTAAACAGCAAAGGCCGCGGATCAGGGCTCGGACTGGCCATTGCAAAACGAGCCATCGCAGCTCACGGCGGAACAATCCGTGCACGCAACAACATGCCCTCCGGACTGACCATAACAATCTCCCTGCCGCTGGAACCGCCTGAAAAGTAA
- a CDS encoding ABC transporter ATP-binding protein, giving the protein MSLLNIDKINVSYGDVQVIFDLSLHVNEGEVVSIIGGNGAGKSTLLRTISGLLKPSEGAISFSGASIQGDTPETIVDSGLIHVPEGRKLFSLMSVYDNLIVGAYCKRAKDHIEESLQVVYKMFPRLEERKDQLAMTLSGGEQQMVAIGRGIMARPKLMMLDEPSLGLAPILIKEIFANVRKIADQGTTVLLVEQDVQHSLSLSDRGYVLEHGRVAMEGSAVDLLDNPHIKTAYLGI; this is encoded by the coding sequence ATGTCGCTTCTTAACATAGACAAAATCAACGTAAGTTACGGTGATGTGCAGGTCATCTTCGACCTCTCCCTGCACGTTAACGAAGGTGAGGTCGTGTCGATCATCGGCGGTAACGGCGCAGGCAAGTCCACCCTGTTGCGGACAATCTCCGGACTTTTGAAGCCCTCCGAGGGCGCGATAAGTTTTTCCGGCGCATCCATTCAGGGGGATACCCCGGAAACAATAGTCGATTCCGGTCTGATTCATGTTCCGGAAGGGCGAAAGCTCTTTTCCCTGATGTCCGTATACGACAACCTGATTGTGGGGGCGTACTGCAAACGTGCCAAGGACCATATCGAAGAATCCCTGCAGGTCGTCTACAAGATGTTCCCGCGGCTGGAAGAGCGCAAGGACCAGCTGGCCATGACTCTTTCCGGCGGGGAGCAGCAGATGGTCGCCATCGGACGCGGCATCATGGCCCGACCCAAGCTGATGATGCTTGACGAACCTTCCCTCGGACTTGCGCCTATTCTAATCAAGGAAATATTCGCCAATGTGCGCAAAATTGCCGATCAGGGCACAACAGTTCTGCTCGTTGAGCAGGATGTCCAGCATTCCCTCTCGCTGTCCGATAGAGGATACGTGCTCGAACACGGACGTGTAGCCATGGAAGGAAGCGCGGTCGATCTGCTAGACAATCCGCACATCAAGACGGCTTATCTGGGAATTTAG
- a CDS encoding MacB family efflux pump subunit — MPLLQVENLRKEYPAGDSMMAVLKDINLSIEAGEMVAIVGSSGSGKSTLMNILGCLDQPSGGSYRISGRDVSELDADELARLRREYFGFIFQRYHLLPSLTAAGNVEIPAVYAGMDSVSRRDRAELLLSRLGLQDRMDHRPGQLSGGQQQRVSISRALMNGGQVILADEPTGALDSSSGRETMNLLTELNREGHTIVVVTHDMEVAAYANRIIEIRDGEIISDRLTADAAAESDGQPGDVVAARGATAGWAAKLNELLLMAVSAMASHKLRTFLTMLGIIIGIASVVSVVALGQGSQQRVLKDISAIGTNVIDIFPGEDFGDRKSENIHTLVPADAEVLARQSYVDSVTPKLSTTVELRYRNIDVSASVSGVGDQYFRVYGYEMASGKPFDRDMVKRIRQVAVIDQNTRKRLFGDEQDVVGRVIILGSVPCRIIGVTKKKQAMFGNSDSLNIWVPYTTAMHRIIGQSHLGSITVRVKDGAPMQAAEKGIQKLLVRRHKLKDFFIMNTDTIRKTIESTTQTMTLLVSAIAVISLVVGGIGVMNIMLVSVTERTGEIGVRMAVGARRSDIMSQFLIEAVLVCLLGGVLGILLAFAAGFFISHSGSSFSMVYSPVSMVLAFVCSTLIGVVFGYLPARNAAHLNPVDALVRE, encoded by the coding sequence ATGCCGTTATTGCAGGTTGAAAATCTTCGTAAGGAATACCCGGCTGGCGACAGTATGATGGCCGTGCTCAAGGACATCAACCTGAGCATAGAGGCCGGGGAGATGGTGGCTATTGTCGGTTCTTCCGGCTCGGGCAAATCCACGCTCATGAATATCCTCGGCTGTCTCGACCAGCCTTCCGGCGGATCGTACCGGATCTCCGGACGCGATGTGAGCGAACTGGATGCTGATGAACTGGCCAGACTCAGGCGCGAATATTTCGGATTCATCTTTCAGCGCTATCATCTTCTTCCTTCGCTTACGGCTGCTGGTAATGTAGAAATCCCTGCCGTTTATGCCGGAATGGATTCGGTTTCACGCCGTGACAGGGCTGAACTGCTCCTCTCCAGACTTGGATTGCAGGACCGCATGGACCACCGGCCGGGCCAGCTTTCCGGGGGGCAGCAGCAGCGGGTGAGCATCTCCCGCGCCCTGATGAACGGCGGACAGGTCATACTCGCCGACGAACCCACCGGAGCACTGGACAGCAGCAGCGGCCGGGAAACCATGAATCTGCTTACCGAACTTAACCGCGAGGGGCATACCATTGTCGTGGTCACCCATGACATGGAAGTTGCCGCCTATGCGAACCGGATTATTGAAATCCGTGACGGAGAAATCATCTCCGACCGTTTGACTGCCGATGCCGCGGCTGAATCTGACGGGCAGCCCGGCGATGTTGTTGCAGCCCGAGGGGCCACAGCGGGATGGGCGGCCAAGCTCAATGAACTGCTGCTCATGGCTGTTTCGGCCATGGCTTCGCACAAGCTGCGGACTTTTCTGACCATGCTGGGGATCATAATCGGCATTGCCTCGGTGGTTTCGGTTGTCGCGCTGGGGCAGGGCTCGCAGCAGCGGGTTCTGAAGGACATCAGCGCTATCGGCACAAACGTGATCGACATTTTCCCCGGCGAGGATTTCGGAGATCGTAAATCCGAGAATATTCATACCCTGGTTCCGGCAGATGCCGAGGTTCTCGCCCGGCAGTCCTATGTGGACAGCGTGACCCCTAAGCTCTCCACCACAGTGGAGTTGCGCTATCGCAATATCGATGTTTCGGCTTCGGTAAGCGGGGTGGGGGATCAGTATTTCAGGGTCTACGGCTACGAGATGGCTTCAGGCAAGCCGTTTGACCGGGACATGGTCAAACGAATCAGGCAGGTGGCGGTAATCGACCAGAACACGCGTAAAAGGCTGTTCGGCGATGAACAGGACGTTGTGGGCCGGGTGATCATCCTCGGCAGCGTTCCCTGCCGCATCATCGGAGTTACAAAGAAAAAGCAGGCCATGTTCGGCAACAGCGATTCCCTCAATATCTGGGTTCCGTACACCACGGCCATGCACAGGATTATAGGCCAATCCCATCTGGGCAGCATAACCGTGCGGGTAAAGGACGGAGCGCCCATGCAGGCGGCAGAAAAAGGCATCCAGAAGCTGCTTGTGCGTAGGCACAAGCTCAAGGATTTTTTCATAATGAACACGGATACCATCCGTAAGACCATAGAAAGCACCACGCAGACCATGACGCTGCTGGTCTCAGCCATTGCCGTCATCTCGCTGGTGGTGGGCGGAATCGGAGTAATGAACATCATGCTCGTCTCCGTTACCGAGCGGACTGGAGAAATCGGCGTGCGCATGGCTGTAGGAGCACGCCGCAGCGACATAATGAGCCAGTTTCTCATTGAAGCCGTGCTGGTCTGTCTGCTGGGCGGGGTGCTGGGAATACTGCTGGCCTTTGCCGCGGGATTTTTCATCTCGCACAGCGGCAGCAGTTTCAGCATGGTCTATTCGCCGGTATCAATGGTCCTCGCATTTGTCTGCTCCACACTGATCGGCGTGGTCTTCGGTTACCTTCCGGCCCGCAACGCCGCTCATCTCAATCCGGTTGACGCTCTTGTGCGTGAATAA
- a CDS encoding efflux transporter outer membrane subunit has translation MVLSSCGSLLRTDYTPPELNVPKVWNGLGNATAEAAGWPDGFGDPELSRLVKLALERNNDLAAAAFRVRQAQLKAGLAYNDQLPQFSGDISGNNKKVFDEKDWTNSYSAGFDISYEADLWGRLSRTHDSAVWEAVATNEDRLSTALSLVSTTMKLYWKIAYHNVRLRLSRRNIESSEETLGLMEAQRRYGAATDLEVNEALQDLASLRAEHWSIVQERQEDINALAVLFDMPPGKIMADPQKLINTDLPVIPAGLPADILARRPDLRAAETRLRELLANTDVARANFYPTLSLTGTLGSSSTELANLLDNPFAALASNITFPFLNWHKLELSLDESKAEYDEAVVNFRQTFYEAMKDVENALSNRDNLVRQGNRLTDSLIAARKVENIYEVRYKSGAGTLKDWLDAQDTRRKAEASVAENLYNRLVNHVTLYEALGGDPTGKDIAVPKDEEQG, from the coding sequence ATGGTACTTAGCAGCTGCGGGTCGCTGCTTCGGACAGACTACACCCCGCCGGAACTCAATGTTCCCAAAGTCTGGAACGGACTCGGCAACGCGACTGCGGAAGCGGCCGGGTGGCCTGACGGTTTCGGCGATCCGGAGCTCTCAAGGCTGGTAAAGCTTGCTCTGGAGCGCAATAATGACCTCGCAGCCGCAGCCTTTCGGGTACGGCAGGCGCAGCTTAAGGCCGGGCTGGCGTACAACGACCAGTTGCCCCAGTTTTCCGGTGATATCAGCGGAAACAACAAGAAGGTTTTTGACGAAAAGGATTGGACCAATTCCTATTCCGCCGGGTTTGATATCAGTTATGAGGCGGACCTGTGGGGCAGATTGTCGCGCACGCACGATTCGGCCGTGTGGGAAGCTGTTGCGACCAATGAAGACCGTCTGAGCACGGCTTTGAGTCTGGTGAGCACCACCATGAAGCTGTACTGGAAAATTGCTTATCACAACGTCCGGTTGAGGCTCAGTCGGCGCAATATCGAATCTTCGGAAGAAACTCTTGGGCTGATGGAGGCGCAGAGACGATACGGCGCGGCCACGGACCTTGAGGTTAATGAAGCCCTTCAGGATCTGGCCAGTCTGCGGGCCGAGCACTGGAGCATAGTGCAGGAACGGCAGGAGGATATAAATGCTCTGGCCGTGCTTTTCGATATGCCTCCGGGCAAGATCATGGCCGACCCCCAGAAATTGATAAACACCGACCTTCCGGTAATTCCGGCCGGTCTTCCGGCGGACATTCTCGCCCGCAGACCGGATTTGCGTGCCGCGGAAACGCGGCTGCGCGAACTGCTGGCCAATACCGACGTTGCACGGGCGAATTTTTATCCCACCTTATCGCTTACCGGAACTCTGGGAAGTTCCAGCACCGAGCTTGCCAACCTGCTGGACAATCCCTTTGCCGCACTGGCCTCAAACATCACCTTTCCTTTCCTGAACTGGCACAAGCTTGAGCTCAGTCTGGATGAATCAAAGGCGGAATATGATGAGGCTGTGGTCAATTTCCGGCAGACTTTTTATGAGGCGATGAAAGATGTGGAGAACGCTCTTTCCAACCGCGATAATCTGGTCAGACAGGGGAATCGGCTTACCGACAGCCTGATTGCCGCCCGCAAGGTGGAAAATATTTATGAGGTCCGCTACAAATCCGGAGCAGGGACTTTGAAGGACTGGCTTGATGCTCAGGATACCCGGCGCAAGGCTGAAGCATCCGTTGCCGAGAATCTTTACAACCGTCTGGTCAACCATGTGACTTTATACGAAGCCCTTGGCGGTGATCCTACAGGGAAGGATATTGCTGTCCCTAAAGACGAGGAGCAGGGGTAA
- a CDS encoding efflux RND transporter periplasmic adaptor subunit, whose translation MNRFFKLGLVVMLIGVGIGAKMVIFPKTQTVQYLTEKVSTGDIRETVLATGTLEAFKQVSVGAQASGQVKSLKVALGDEVSKGDLIAEIDAQSQRNNLRIAEADLANVKAQRAAKKATLLQAESEYKRQKGMLKLKATSTQDYESALATLTGTEADIAALDAQIVAAAIDVDTARVDLGYTSITAPMDGVVVAVVTKEGQTVNAAQSTPTIVKLAQLDTMTVKAEVSEADVVHVHPGQKVYFTILGEPDHRYEAVLRSIEPAPDSIEDDDSSDTTSSEDEAIYYNALFDVPNPDRKLRISMTAEVTIVLDEAKNVLLIPEAALGPSNGQGKSSVRVLGPDNRAQERAVSTGLSDSVNVQILDGLKDGERVILGEADAQAVVEEESNRHRPPMGF comes from the coding sequence ATGAATAGATTTTTTAAATTGGGCCTGGTCGTTATGCTTATCGGTGTAGGGATCGGGGCGAAGATGGTAATTTTTCCGAAGACTCAGACTGTACAGTATCTGACGGAAAAGGTTTCTACCGGAGATATAAGGGAAACCGTGCTGGCTACGGGTACGCTTGAAGCCTTCAAACAGGTCAGTGTAGGAGCTCAGGCATCCGGACAGGTCAAATCGCTCAAGGTCGCGCTGGGTGATGAGGTCTCCAAAGGTGATCTTATCGCTGAAATCGATGCTCAGTCGCAGAGAAACAATCTGCGTATAGCAGAGGCTGATCTCGCTAATGTCAAGGCTCAGCGGGCGGCCAAAAAGGCAACTCTGCTGCAGGCTGAATCCGAATATAAACGCCAGAAGGGGATGCTCAAACTGAAAGCCACCTCCACGCAGGATTATGAAAGCGCGCTGGCCACCCTGACCGGAACAGAGGCCGATATAGCCGCGCTGGACGCCCAGATCGTGGCCGCCGCCATTGATGTGGATACGGCCCGTGTGGATCTCGGCTATACTTCCATTACCGCTCCCATGGACGGTGTGGTTGTGGCAGTGGTCACCAAGGAAGGGCAGACGGTCAATGCCGCGCAGTCCACTCCGACCATCGTCAAGCTGGCCCAGCTCGACACCATGACCGTCAAGGCGGAGGTGTCGGAGGCCGATGTTGTGCACGTTCATCCCGGCCAGAAGGTATATTTCACCATTCTCGGAGAACCGGACCACAGATATGAGGCCGTACTGCGCAGCATAGAGCCGGCCCCGGATTCCATTGAGGATGATGACAGTTCGGACACCACCAGTTCCGAGGACGAGGCCATCTACTACAATGCCCTTTTTGATGTACCGAACCCGGACCGCAAACTGCGTATCTCCATGACAGCTGAAGTGACCATTGTCCTTGACGAAGCAAAGAACGTGCTGCTGATTCCCGAAGCCGCACTCGGACCTTCAAACGGACAGGGCAAGAGCTCCGTCCGGGTTCTGGGGCCTGATAACAGGGCACAGGAACGGGCGGTCAGCACCGGTTTGAGCGATTCCGTCAACGTGCAGATTCTGGACGGCCTCAAGGACGGCGAACGTGTGATTCTGGGTGAGGCCGACGCACAGGCCGTTGTCGAGGAGGAATCCAATCGCCACCGCCCGCCGATGGGGTTCTGA
- a CDS encoding NAD-dependent succinate-semialdehyde dehydrogenase has protein sequence MSIQSLNPATGEIAASFEAYSEGQVQSILESVADAWSEWKERSFAERGALLKKAAELLRERSGMLAEIMAVEMGKPVRQGEGEAVKCGTVCDYYADNGAEMLAPTPVEGAGRKAYITYQPLGTVLTVMPWNFPLWQVFRIAAPSLMAGNAVVLKHASNVPQCALEIEKIFRDAGFPENIFRTLLIGARQVEAVLDHDSVFAVSLTGSEFAGQKVASAAGARLKKSVMELGGSDPFIVLDDADMDEAVKTAIISRCSNTGQTCIAAKRFIVMDGVYDEFLSRMSAAMDKLVVGDPLDRDTDMGPMSSAKLREELQEQVDRCVAAGGCAVRGGSIPEGPGFYYPPTIVADVPPAADVCKEELFGPVAMLFRVSSVDEAVEIANGTPFGLGGSIWSKDEDGAEKIAARVRTGCVFINSLVRSDVHLPFGGTGISGYGRELGTYGIREFVNVKPVCIG, from the coding sequence ATGAGCATACAGAGTTTGAACCCGGCAACCGGGGAAATTGCGGCCTCCTTTGAAGCGTATTCAGAGGGGCAGGTCCAGTCTATACTGGAGAGTGTGGCTGATGCATGGTCCGAGTGGAAGGAGAGAAGTTTTGCCGAGCGCGGTGCGTTGCTGAAAAAAGCGGCCGAGCTTTTGCGTGAACGCAGCGGCATGCTCGCTGAGATAATGGCCGTTGAGATGGGCAAACCGGTCAGGCAGGGTGAAGGCGAGGCCGTAAAATGCGGCACGGTTTGTGACTACTATGCCGACAACGGTGCTGAAATGCTGGCTCCGACTCCTGTGGAAGGCGCGGGCCGCAAGGCGTACATAACCTATCAGCCTCTGGGAACCGTGCTCACGGTCATGCCGTGGAACTTTCCGCTGTGGCAGGTGTTTCGCATTGCCGCTCCCTCACTGATGGCTGGTAACGCGGTGGTCCTGAAACACGCCTCCAATGTTCCGCAGTGCGCTTTGGAAATTGAAAAGATTTTCAGGGACGCCGGTTTTCCGGAGAATATTTTTCGGACCCTTCTGATCGGTGCGCGGCAGGTTGAAGCAGTGCTGGATCACGATTCCGTCTTCGCGGTGAGCCTTACCGGAAGTGAATTTGCCGGGCAGAAGGTGGCCTCGGCTGCGGGGGCACGGCTCAAGAAGTCCGTCATGGAGCTCGGCGGCAGTGATCCTTTCATTGTTCTGGATGATGCGGACATGGATGAAGCTGTCAAAACCGCGATTATCTCCAGATGCAGTAATACCGGCCAGACCTGTATAGCGGCCAAGCGTTTCATCGTCATGGACGGTGTTTACGACGAATTCCTTTCCCGCATGTCCGCAGCCATGGATAAGCTGGTCGTGGGTGATCCGCTTGATCGGGACACGGACATGGGTCCCATGTCATCCGCTAAACTTCGCGAAGAGCTTCAGGAACAGGTCGACCGCTGTGTTGCTGCCGGTGGCTGTGCGGTTCGAGGCGGCAGTATCCCCGAAGGTCCGGGATTCTACTATCCGCCGACAATCGTGGCCGATGTTCCTCCTGCCGCGGACGTCTGCAAAGAGGAACTCTTCGGCCCGGTGGCCATGCTTTTTCGGGTATCATCGGTTGACGAAGCCGTGGAAATTGCCAACGGCACTCCCTTCGGGCTCGGCGGTTCCATCTGGTCAAAGGATGAAGACGGTGCCGAGAAAATCGCGGCCCGAGTCAGGACCGGATGCGTGTTTATCAACAGCCTTGTGCGCAGTGACGTGCATCTGCCCTTCGGCGGAACAGGTATTTCCGGTTACGGACGTGAACTCGGAACCTACGGCATCCGTGAATTTGTCAATGTAAAACCTGTTTGTATCGGCTGA
- a CDS encoding response regulator transcription factor: MKNMRILIIDDDTDLGNLLTEYLEAEGFDTKVVHNGIKGTEEALSGSYDAIILDIMLPDRDGVEVLRMVRRSSRVPIIMLTAKGDHIDRILGLEMGADDYIPKPCYPRELVARLRAILRRTDKSAPTWRRNEFTMGRLKLQIPQRTVHWDGNPLELTASEFNCLEMLIRFGDRVVTKDELSEKVLGRVREPYDRSVDVHMSHLRQKLAKAAGNEITIETVRGIGYRIQNGCA; this comes from the coding sequence ATGAAAAATATGCGAATCCTGATTATTGATGACGATACAGACCTTGGAAACCTGCTGACCGAATATCTGGAAGCCGAGGGCTTTGATACAAAAGTCGTGCACAACGGAATAAAAGGGACCGAAGAGGCCCTGTCCGGTTCATATGACGCGATAATACTGGACATCATGCTTCCGGACAGGGATGGAGTTGAAGTCCTGCGCATGGTCAGGCGTTCCAGCCGCGTTCCCATAATCATGCTCACAGCCAAGGGCGATCATATTGATCGCATTCTGGGCTTGGAAATGGGCGCAGACGACTACATTCCAAAGCCGTGCTACCCAAGGGAACTGGTCGCCAGACTGCGAGCGATTCTCCGCCGCACGGACAAAAGCGCGCCCACATGGCGCAGAAACGAATTCACCATGGGACGGCTGAAACTGCAGATTCCGCAAAGAACAGTCCATTGGGACGGCAACCCTCTGGAACTGACCGCCTCCGAGTTCAACTGTCTGGAAATGCTTATCCGCTTCGGGGACCGTGTGGTAACCAAGGACGAACTTTCCGAAAAAGTACTCGGACGAGTACGGGAACCGTACGACAGAAGCGTGGATGTGCACATGAGCCATCTGCGCCAGAAACTGGCCAAGGCGGCAGGAAACGAGATCACCATAGAGACCGTCCGCGGGATAGGCTACAGGATACAAAACGGATGCGCTTAA